The nucleotide window TGCTCCACTCCGACCGGTTGCGCGAGTTGAGCCCCGCCGATCGCGGCCTTTGCACCGAACTCGTAATGGGCACTTTGCGCTGGCAGTCGGCACTCGACGCCGGCATCGCAAAGCACTCATCGCAAAAAGTGAACCGCCTGGACCCTGAGGTTCTTATCGCGCT belongs to Clostridia bacterium and includes:
- a CDS encoding transcription antitermination factor NusB — its product is MPVSPARAIAFDILLRVQERESYASEMLHSDRLRELSPADRGLCTELVMGTLRWQSALDAGIAKHSSQKVNRLDPEVLIAL